From Streptomyces sp. NBC_00775, one genomic window encodes:
- a CDS encoding ABC transporter permease, whose protein sequence is MVRRLSQRLIHCAILLLVSTLLSYLVSSTALSPRAYFQDRQPRPPAASVDRELATLGLDDRTPVVDRFAHWSWRALHGDLGRTIDGESVNAEFGRRVGVSARLLLVGTLVGTGLGVLAGVWAAVRRGRLPDRALTVFCFLVLSVPTFVLALLFKDGALQLNQAVGHTVIRYTGERTPGHTGGLLSQLQDRASHLVLPAATVALGSVASYSRYQRGATLDVLGSDHLRTAQAKGLTPGRALLRHGLRTSLIPMTTFFSFGFLTLFTGSVFAEQIFGWPGMGSWFMDAAQKGDVNSVVAVNLFAAVTVLLAGLVADVLLVVLDPRVRRG, encoded by the coding sequence ATGGTCAGGCGCCTGTCCCAGCGTCTCATCCACTGCGCGATCCTGCTGCTGGTCTCCACCCTTCTCTCGTACCTCGTCAGCTCCACCGCCCTCAGCCCGCGCGCCTATTTCCAGGACCGCCAGCCGCGCCCGCCGGCGGCCTCCGTCGACCGTGAACTCGCCACGCTGGGACTCGACGACCGCACGCCCGTCGTCGACCGGTTCGCGCACTGGTCCTGGCGGGCCCTCCACGGCGACCTGGGACGCACCATCGACGGCGAGTCGGTCAACGCCGAGTTCGGCCGGCGGGTGGGGGTCTCGGCACGGCTACTGCTCGTCGGCACACTCGTCGGCACCGGTCTCGGCGTCCTCGCGGGGGTCTGGGCTGCCGTGCGCCGGGGCCGGCTCCCGGACCGGGCGCTGACCGTCTTCTGCTTCCTCGTCCTGTCCGTGCCCACCTTCGTGCTGGCGCTGCTGTTCAAGGACGGCGCCCTCCAGCTCAACCAGGCGGTGGGACACACGGTGATCCGCTACACCGGCGAGCGCACCCCCGGCCACACCGGCGGACTGCTGTCCCAACTCCAGGACAGGGCCTCCCACTTGGTGCTTCCCGCGGCCACCGTCGCCCTCGGTTCCGTCGCCTCCTACAGCCGCTACCAGCGCGGCGCGACCCTCGACGTCCTCGGCTCCGACCATCTGCGGACGGCCCAGGCCAAGGGGCTCACCCCCGGGCGCGCGCTGCTGCGGCACGGACTGCGGACCTCGCTCATCCCGATGACCACGTTCTTCTCGTTCGGGTTCCTGACCCTGTTCACCGGCTCGGTCTTCGCCGAGCAGATCTTCGGCTGGCCCGGTATGGGCAGCTGGTTCATGGACGCGGCACAGAAGGGCGACGTCAACTCGGTGGTGGCGGTCAACCTGTTCGCCGCCGTGACGGTGCTGCTCGCCGGCCTGGTCGCCGATGTCCTGCTCGTCGTGCTCGACCCGAGGGTGCGGCGCGGGTGA
- a CDS encoding ABC transporter permease, which translates to MPGLRGLARSPRALTGAVLILALFLLAFVGPHLTPWSHTDVDYTTLRGTPDARHWFGTNRIGQDVFAQTVRGLQKSLLIGLFVALFSTGLAAAVGTCAGYFGGWTDRVLMFLVDLLLVLPGFLVLVVVAPSLHGAGWMAYVGLLAALGWMLTARAVRAMTLSLKERPYVTAARHMGVGPFLIIRRHLLPHMASFLITHATIAVAGAVISETGLSYFGFGVQPPDVSLGTLIADSTDVALTYPWMFFFPTGLLLCFVLAVNLLGEALRDALDPVAVRAELRV; encoded by the coding sequence ATGCCGGGGCTGCGCGGGCTGGCCCGCTCACCACGCGCCCTCACCGGGGCGGTGCTGATCCTGGCCCTTTTCCTGCTGGCCTTCGTCGGCCCGCACCTCACCCCGTGGAGCCATACCGACGTCGACTACACCACGCTGCGCGGCACACCGGACGCCCGGCACTGGTTCGGCACCAACCGAATCGGCCAGGACGTCTTCGCGCAGACGGTGCGCGGACTGCAGAAGTCACTGCTCATCGGACTCTTCGTCGCCCTGTTCAGTACGGGGCTCGCCGCCGCGGTCGGCACCTGCGCGGGCTACTTCGGCGGCTGGACGGACCGGGTCCTGATGTTCCTGGTCGACCTGCTCCTCGTACTCCCCGGCTTCCTGGTCCTGGTCGTCGTCGCGCCGTCGCTGCACGGGGCGGGCTGGATGGCGTACGTGGGACTGCTCGCCGCCCTCGGCTGGATGCTCACCGCGCGGGCGGTGCGGGCCATGACGCTCTCCCTGAAGGAACGGCCGTACGTCACCGCCGCCCGCCACATGGGAGTCGGCCCCTTCCTGATCATCCGGCGCCATCTCCTCCCCCACATGGCGTCCTTCCTCATCACCCACGCCACGATCGCGGTGGCCGGAGCGGTGATCAGCGAGACCGGTCTGTCGTACTTCGGCTTCGGGGTGCAGCCGCCGGACGTGTCCCTGGGCACGCTCATCGCCGACAGTACGGATGTGGCGCTCACCTATCCCTGGATGTTCTTCTTCCCGACCGGGCTGCTGCTCTGCTTCGTCCTCGCCGTGAACCTGCTCGGCGAGGCGCTGCGCGACGCGCTCGACCCGGTGGCCGTCCGGGCGGAGCTGCGCGTATGA
- a CDS encoding ABC transporter ATP-binding protein yields MTGSAILEVRNLHVSFQGARRTAPLPVVRGVDLTLRAGEVLGLVGESGAGKSVTALSVLGLPPPGAVVSGSVRLLGTELVGLPVRELARQRGRRIAMVFQDPLTAFTPVRRIGDQIGEALRIHQRPRPGRESARRHAVELLESVGVPEPDRAAHAYPHELSGGLRQRAMIAMAIANRPDVIVADEPTSALDVTVQAQVLDALKKARKATGAALLLVSHDLGVIAGTADRVAVMYAGRIVESAPVDELFAHPRMPYTLGLIGSVPRLDGAGTLTPVPGTPPAPGRTGPGCSFAPRCPLADEECERGEPLLGEVGGGASETLAAAYESSRDAEPGPGNGNGNGNGKHDSGDEPSSAPRKAPASASAPAPVPTPTPTPTPTPTPTSVSSRPTDRLQPQLASPQAHLAACLHSDTLAKYTAAELFPASAQTGRPGRTAARAEPVLRITGLVKSYPLSRRSAVRPRGRRSADDAAPHAVERVDLDIRRGETVGLVGESGAGKSTILAQVIALAAPEAGRIEVLGHDTATLGRAEVRRLRGRVQLVLQDPMASLDPRMTVDAILAEPLQAQRATKEHIDARIPELLRQVGLDPGAARRHPHAFSGGQRQRIAIARALAVEPDLLLLDEPVSALDVSVQAGILDLLRRLKRELGPACLFVSHDLAVVRQIADRMVVMYGGRTVESGDVTEVFSRPRHPYTKALLSAVPLPDPRAERTRERIILPGDPPGAGRRTTGCGFRTRCPVYQASGPRARQLCEQETPEPLGATASNPHVAACHFPHEDDEVPLRRPQASKGHPLFTDRFTDPSSNQSCGRSRDPES; encoded by the coding sequence ATGACCGGGAGCGCGATCCTCGAAGTACGGAACCTGCACGTGTCGTTCCAGGGCGCCCGACGGACCGCGCCCCTCCCCGTCGTACGCGGCGTGGACCTCACCCTGCGCGCGGGCGAGGTCCTCGGGCTCGTCGGGGAGTCGGGAGCGGGCAAGTCCGTCACCGCACTCTCCGTGCTCGGGCTGCCGCCGCCCGGCGCGGTGGTCAGCGGCTCGGTCCGGCTGCTCGGCACCGAGCTGGTGGGGCTGCCCGTGCGGGAACTCGCACGGCAGCGCGGGCGCCGGATCGCCATGGTCTTCCAGGATCCGCTCACCGCCTTCACGCCGGTCCGGCGGATCGGGGACCAGATCGGCGAGGCGCTGCGCATCCACCAACGGCCGCGCCCGGGACGGGAGTCGGCACGCCGGCACGCCGTCGAACTCCTTGAGAGCGTGGGGGTGCCCGAGCCGGACCGCGCCGCGCACGCGTACCCGCACGAGCTCTCCGGCGGCCTCCGCCAACGGGCCATGATCGCCATGGCCATCGCCAACCGCCCGGACGTCATCGTCGCCGACGAGCCCACCAGCGCCCTCGACGTCACCGTGCAGGCGCAGGTCCTCGACGCGCTCAAAAAGGCCCGAAAGGCGACCGGCGCCGCGCTCCTCCTGGTCAGCCACGACCTGGGGGTGATCGCGGGAACGGCCGACCGGGTGGCGGTCATGTACGCCGGCCGCATCGTCGAGTCGGCCCCGGTGGACGAGCTCTTCGCCCACCCCCGGATGCCGTACACCCTGGGCCTGATCGGCTCGGTACCGAGACTCGACGGTGCCGGCACGCTCACGCCGGTCCCCGGCACCCCGCCCGCCCCCGGCAGGACGGGCCCGGGCTGCTCCTTCGCACCGCGCTGCCCGCTGGCGGACGAGGAGTGCGAGCGGGGGGAGCCCCTGTTGGGTGAGGTGGGCGGGGGCGCCTCGGAAACTCTGGCCGCCGCCTACGAAAGCAGCCGTGACGCGGAGCCGGGCCCCGGCAACGGCAACGGCAACGGCAACGGCAAGCATGACTCCGGAGACGAGCCCTCATCCGCGCCCCGCAAGGCCCCAGCCTCAGCCTCAGCCCCCGCGCCCGTACCGACGCCGACGCCGACGCCGACGCCGACGCCGACGCCGACGAGCGTAAGCAGTCGCCCCACAGACAGGCTCCAGCCCCAACTCGCCTCCCCCCAGGCCCATTTGGCAGCCTGCCTCCACTCCGACACCCTCGCGAAATACACCGCGGCCGAGTTGTTCCCCGCGTCCGCGCAGACCGGTCGACCCGGGCGTACGGCGGCGCGGGCGGAGCCGGTCCTGCGCATCACGGGTCTCGTCAAGAGCTATCCGCTGTCCCGCCGGTCGGCCGTACGGCCGCGGGGGCGGCGCTCCGCGGACGATGCCGCGCCGCACGCCGTGGAGCGGGTGGATCTCGACATCCGGCGCGGCGAGACGGTCGGGCTGGTCGGGGAGTCGGGGGCCGGCAAGTCCACGATCCTGGCGCAGGTGATCGCGCTCGCGGCGCCCGAGGCGGGCCGGATCGAGGTACTCGGCCATGACACGGCCACCCTGGGCCGGGCCGAGGTCCGCAGGCTGCGCGGTCGCGTGCAGCTCGTGCTGCAGGACCCGATGGCCAGCCTGGACCCGCGGATGACGGTGGACGCCATCCTCGCCGAACCGCTACAGGCCCAGCGGGCCACCAAGGAGCACATCGACGCGCGTATACCGGAGTTGCTCCGCCAGGTGGGGCTCGACCCCGGCGCCGCTCGACGTCATCCGCACGCGTTCTCCGGCGGCCAGCGGCAGCGCATCGCCATTGCCCGCGCGCTGGCCGTCGAGCCGGACCTGCTGCTCCTGGACGAGCCGGTCTCCGCGCTCGACGTCTCCGTGCAGGCGGGGATCCTCGACCTGCTGCGCCGCCTCAAGCGGGAGCTCGGCCCGGCCTGCCTCTTCGTCTCGCACGATCTCGCGGTGGTCCGGCAGATCGCCGACCGGATGGTGGTGATGTACGGCGGCCGCACCGTCGAGTCGGGGGACGTCACGGAGGTCTTCAGCAGGCCCCGGCACCCTTACACCAAGGCCCTGTTGTCGGCGGTGCCGCTGCCCGACCCCCGCGCGGAGCGCACCCGCGAGCGGATCATCCTGCCCGGGGATCCGCCGGGCGCGGGCCGCCGCACCACCGGCTGCGGATTCCGTACGCGCTGCCCGGTGTACCAGGCGTCGGGCCCGCGCGCGCGGCAGCTGTGCGAGCAGGAGACGCCCGAGCCGCTCGGCGCGACCGCGTCCAACCCGCATGTGGCGGCGTGCCACTTCCCGCACGAGGACGACGAAGTGCCCCTCCGACGCCCGCAGGCTTCGAAGGGGCACCCCCTGTTCACCGACCGGTTCACCGATCCGTCCAGCAATCAGTCCTGCGGCCGGTCCCGAGACCCGGAGTCCTGA
- a CDS encoding helix-turn-helix domain-containing protein has product MDYTEAQTPTGLGERMRTLRTRHGLKQQDLASQDVSISYISLIEAGKRTPSDAVLATIANRLGSSVEYLRTGRDGHELGETHLKVAFGEMALRNGANGEALQTFSEVLAHRSALDASMTRRALVGQATALEKLDRLEAAIPILEELFRDPALAAGSDDWCQIAVALCRCYRNSGDIAVSIEIGERALAELDSLGLDVTMDHIQLGSTLMGSYHMRGDLTRAHLLGERLIPASEAEGSYAARGAVYWNAGLVANSRGKLNEALALVERALAMMAEGDNQRHVAALKMNFGYLLMQSDHPDPDRAKDVLESAQQSLAEVGNADELARCEVLLADADKALGQWDDAVAHAERALGLLGTEPRVLSAGARATLAEVHFLRQEPELALQYLRAAARQLRHFPPSREAAINWRHIGDLWQRHGGDVREALKAYDMALSSAGVAPSPNVQVPSLADDRR; this is encoded by the coding sequence GTGGACTACACCGAGGCGCAGACCCCCACAGGCCTTGGCGAGCGCATGAGGACACTCCGCACCAGGCACGGACTGAAGCAGCAGGACCTGGCCTCACAAGACGTTTCGATCAGCTACATCTCCTTGATCGAAGCAGGCAAGCGCACACCGTCGGACGCGGTGCTCGCCACCATCGCCAACAGACTCGGAAGCTCCGTCGAATACCTCCGCACCGGACGGGACGGCCACGAGCTGGGAGAGACGCACCTCAAGGTGGCGTTCGGCGAGATGGCCCTGCGCAACGGGGCCAACGGCGAAGCCCTGCAGACCTTCAGCGAAGTCCTGGCCCATCGCTCGGCCCTGGACGCCTCGATGACGCGCCGCGCCCTCGTAGGGCAGGCCACCGCGCTTGAGAAGCTGGACCGCCTGGAAGCCGCGATCCCGATCCTTGAAGAGCTGTTCCGCGACCCCGCGCTCGCCGCCGGCTCGGACGACTGGTGCCAGATCGCCGTCGCTTTGTGCCGCTGCTACCGCAACTCCGGTGACATCGCGGTCAGTATCGAGATCGGCGAGCGGGCCCTGGCCGAGCTCGACTCCCTGGGCCTCGATGTGACGATGGACCACATCCAGCTCGGCTCCACGCTCATGGGCTCCTACCACATGCGGGGCGACCTGACCCGGGCCCACCTGCTCGGCGAGCGCCTCATCCCGGCCTCCGAGGCGGAGGGCTCGTACGCCGCCCGAGGCGCCGTCTACTGGAACGCGGGGCTTGTCGCCAACTCCCGGGGGAAGCTGAACGAGGCACTCGCCCTGGTCGAGCGAGCCCTGGCCATGATGGCCGAGGGTGACAACCAGCGCCATGTCGCCGCTCTCAAGATGAACTTCGGTTACCTGCTGATGCAGAGCGACCACCCCGATCCCGACCGGGCCAAGGACGTCCTCGAATCCGCCCAGCAGTCCCTGGCCGAGGTCGGCAACGCCGATGAGCTCGCCCGGTGCGAAGTCCTCCTCGCCGACGCGGACAAGGCACTCGGGCAGTGGGACGACGCCGTGGCGCACGCCGAGCGGGCACTGGGGCTGCTCGGCACCGAGCCCCGGGTGCTCTCCGCGGGCGCACGGGCGACACTCGCCGAGGTCCACTTCCTGCGGCAGGAACCCGAACTGGCGCTCCAGTACCTGCGGGCAGCAGCTCGCCAGCTGCGGCACTTCCCGCCGTCCCGCGAGGCCGCCATCAACTGGCGTCACATCGGCGACCTGTGGCAGCGCCACGGCGGAGACGTCAGGGAAGCCCTCAAGGCCTACGACATGGCGCTCTCTTCGGCCGGCGTTGCCCCCAGCCCCAACGTTCAGGTCCCCTCGCTCGCCGACGACCGGCGGTAG